A single window of Ctenopharyngodon idella isolate HZGC_01 chromosome 24, HZGC01, whole genome shotgun sequence DNA harbors:
- the tmem86a gene encoding lysoplasmalogenase-like protein TMEM86A, translating into MVSPVTVVKSEGPKLVPFFKATCVYFVLWLPTSSPSWYSALIKCLPIFCLWVFLLAHGISFLGAHSSARKILAGLIFSALGDAFLIWQEQGYFSHGLLMFAITHILYSSAFGMKPLNLRAGLVIAVISGLSYTLLYPYLSGPFTYLVAVYIALIGFMGWRAIAGVQLANDLWTWTKLSACLGAVLFMVSDLTIAVNKFCFPVPHSRAIIMATYYAAQMLIALSAVECQDADRKRA; encoded by the exons GTCAAGAGCGAGGGGCCAAAGCTTGTTCCGTTCTTCAAAGCCACTTGCGTCTATTTTGTTCTGTGGCTGCCCACCTCGAGTCCCTCCTGGTACAGTGCCCTCATCAAATGTCTGCCCATCTTCTGTCTTTGGGTTTTTCTGCTCGCTCATGGCATCAGCTTTTTAGGTGCCCACTCCAGTGCCAGGAAAATCCTGGCAGGACTTATTTTTTCAGCTTTGGGTGACGCATTTCTCATCTGGCAAGAACAAGGCTACTTTAGTCATG GACTGCTAATGTTTGCCATCACCCACATTCTCTACTCTTCGGCCTTTGGGATGAAGCCCCTCAACTTGAGAGCAGGTCTGGTCATCGCTGTCATCTCAGGCCTCAGCTACACCCTTCTTTACCCCTACCTTTCTGGTCCCTTCACCTACCTGGTGGCTGTTTACATTGCTCTTATCGGCTTCATGGGCTGGAGGGCCATCGCTGGAGTCCAGCTCGCCAATGACCTCTGGACCTGGACGAAACTGTCGGCCTGCCTCGGAGCCGTCCTCTTCATGGTATCTGACCTCACCATTGCCGTCAACAAGTTCTGCTTCCCTGTGCCCCACTCTCGAGCCATCATAATGGCGACCTACTATGCAGCCCAGATGTTGATCGCACTGTCGGCTGTGGAATGCCAAGATGCCGATCGGAAAAGAGCCTGA